A window of the Microbulbifer aggregans genome harbors these coding sequences:
- the epmB gene encoding EF-P beta-lysylation protein EpmB, whose amino-acid sequence MIQHPRAPREIVATDYPAPPSERRWQDEMADLVTDPRELIELLQLDPAQLPSALRASDDFALRIPRPFLERMRKGDPADPLLLQVLPGAPELEAAPGFTPDPLGERDANPVPGVVHKYRGRLLLIAAGQCAVNCRYCFRRLFPYGENHLSRAQWQDALDYIRGQDALREVILSGGDPLVLGDRQLQWFADELATIPQLTTLRVHTRLPIVAPSRVTDELLRWLTGSRLRPVLVLHCNHANEIDDRVSAALQRLRAAGVTLLNQAVLLRGVNDSETALAELSERLFASGVLPYYLHQLDRVQGAAHFEVADDRARALVAAIRRRLPGYLVPRLVREIAGEASKTPI is encoded by the coding sequence ATGATACAGCACCCCCGAGCCCCCCGTGAAATCGTTGCGACCGATTATCCCGCCCCGCCCAGCGAGCGGCGCTGGCAGGATGAAATGGCCGACCTGGTCACCGACCCGCGGGAGCTGATTGAATTGCTGCAGCTGGACCCGGCACAGCTGCCCTCAGCGCTGCGCGCCAGCGACGACTTTGCGCTGCGGATACCGCGGCCCTTCCTTGAGCGCATGCGCAAGGGCGATCCGGCCGATCCACTGCTGTTGCAGGTCTTGCCCGGTGCGCCGGAACTCGAGGCCGCGCCAGGCTTTACCCCGGACCCACTCGGTGAGAGAGACGCCAACCCCGTGCCAGGCGTGGTGCACAAGTACCGCGGGCGCCTGCTACTGATTGCCGCCGGACAGTGCGCGGTGAACTGTCGCTACTGCTTTCGCCGCTTGTTTCCCTATGGCGAGAACCACCTCAGCCGGGCCCAGTGGCAGGATGCGCTGGACTATATCCGCGGTCAGGACGCGCTGCGGGAAGTGATCCTGAGCGGCGGCGACCCGCTGGTACTGGGCGATCGCCAGCTGCAATGGTTTGCCGATGAGCTGGCGACTATCCCGCAACTCACGACACTGCGGGTGCACACCCGCCTGCCGATCGTGGCACCCAGTCGGGTAACTGATGAACTGCTGCGCTGGCTAACGGGCAGCCGCCTGAGACCGGTGCTGGTGCTGCATTGCAATCACGCCAATGAGATCGATGACCGCGTAAGCGCAGCGCTGCAGCGGCTGCGGGCAGCCGGGGTGACACTGCTCAATCAGGCCGTCCTGTTGCGCGGCGTCAATGATTCAGAGACCGCTCTGGCGGAGCTGAGCGAGCGGCTGTTTGCAAGCGGTGTGCTGCCCTACTACCTGCACCAGCTGGATCGGGTGCAGGGCGCGGCGCATTTCGAGGTCGCCGACGATCGTGCCCGTGCCCTGGTGGCGGCAATTCGCCGGCGGCTTCCGGGCTACCTGGTTCCTCGTCTGGTCAGGGAAATCGCCGGAGAGGCCTCCAAGACGCCGATCTGA
- a CDS encoding EAL domain-containing protein — protein MSASDTIRLLLIHDVPSEAQRLVSMLHNAGRPNRAQHVASEAALVKLLQDKTWDLLIAAESSQKLAPAVALRTIQKMQKDVPVLLLSERDGAQPVVEGLKLGARDVITVDEDQHLLLVIQRELQALENRRKARLHDRRYHATLQRAKELLDSSKDAIAYVSDGLIVYANESFAERFGYKSGEDVEYQPLIDMLSESEREDGREFLKQCAIDNNEVEARQWKFTAKTASGSQLPTRAEVLATVYDEERCLQVRIATRAGDTEQLEAQLSDIKNRDPLTGLYNRQHFLRLLDSTINAIAGSQRTGGLLYLEIDRFEQTVLGTVGVAGADALQKKVAELLQSSLRRGDVVARYGDESFCLLMSETTPDSAERRTGELLKKISDTIFEAAGKTLHVTASVGISLLSEASGSGEKVLNQALKAHDQALQHNDKGDCFALYEPDTEQQDDANTYRRARVAQALEAGKLKLLYQPVLSLQGSGEHLYEVLVRLVDGKEELAPVAFLEGIGDSSLSSKMDRWVILTAIKAAAAQRATGKQVTLLLHLTSASLLDSSLPAWLGVAFKAAKVPPGAVVFQLRQEDINSNLHAARDFTKQVQDLGCRVAVCHFGTGLNPFKSLEHVKVDVAKVDPSFVREVQDEGESSETLANLIKELSTTGTKVIVPHIEQASMLPTLWQTGTDYIQGYYVQAPAEEMAFDFSLD, from the coding sequence ATGAGCGCCAGCGACACCATCCGACTTCTCCTGATCCACGATGTGCCCTCCGAGGCCCAGAGACTTGTCAGCATGCTGCACAATGCGGGTCGACCCAACCGCGCACAGCACGTGGCCAGTGAGGCGGCCCTGGTAAAACTGCTGCAGGACAAGACCTGGGATCTTCTCATTGCGGCAGAAAGCAGCCAGAAGCTCGCTCCCGCCGTGGCGCTGCGCACCATTCAAAAAATGCAGAAAGATGTCCCCGTCCTGTTGCTCAGCGAGCGCGATGGCGCCCAGCCGGTGGTCGAAGGGCTGAAGTTGGGTGCCCGTGATGTCATCACCGTGGATGAGGATCAGCATTTGCTACTGGTGATCCAGCGGGAATTGCAGGCGCTGGAGAACCGCCGCAAGGCGCGCCTGCATGACCGCCGCTATCACGCCACCCTGCAGCGGGCCAAGGAGCTGCTCGACAGTTCCAAGGATGCTATCGCCTACGTCTCCGACGGGCTGATCGTCTACGCCAATGAGTCTTTTGCCGAGCGGTTTGGCTACAAGAGCGGTGAGGATGTGGAGTACCAGCCCCTCATCGACATGCTGAGTGAGAGTGAGCGTGAGGACGGCAGGGAGTTCCTCAAACAGTGCGCCATCGACAACAACGAAGTCGAGGCCCGACAGTGGAAGTTCACCGCCAAGACCGCCTCCGGTTCCCAGCTGCCAACGCGGGCGGAAGTCCTCGCCACGGTTTATGACGAGGAGCGCTGCCTGCAGGTGCGCATCGCCACCCGCGCCGGGGATACCGAACAGCTGGAGGCGCAGCTCAGCGACATCAAAAACCGGGACCCGCTCACTGGTCTCTACAACCGCCAGCATTTCCTCCGCTTGCTGGACTCGACCATTAATGCCATTGCCGGCTCCCAGCGTACCGGCGGCCTCCTGTATCTGGAGATCGACCGGTTCGAGCAGACGGTGCTCGGTACGGTGGGCGTGGCAGGTGCCGATGCCCTGCAGAAGAAAGTGGCGGAGCTGCTGCAGTCCAGCCTGCGCCGTGGCGATGTGGTGGCCCGCTATGGCGACGAGAGCTTCTGCCTGTTGATGTCCGAGACGACGCCGGACAGCGCCGAGCGTCGCACCGGGGAACTGCTGAAGAAGATTTCTGACACCATTTTCGAGGCGGCGGGCAAGACATTGCATGTGACCGCCTCAGTGGGTATCTCGCTTCTCAGCGAGGCCTCCGGCAGCGGTGAGAAGGTGCTCAATCAGGCGCTCAAGGCCCACGATCAGGCCCTGCAGCACAATGACAAGGGCGATTGTTTCGCGCTCTACGAGCCGGATACGGAACAACAGGACGACGCCAACACCTACCGCCGCGCACGGGTGGCTCAGGCCCTGGAAGCGGGCAAACTGAAGCTGCTCTATCAGCCGGTGCTGAGCCTGCAGGGCAGCGGCGAGCATCTCTACGAGGTGCTGGTGCGGCTGGTAGACGGCAAGGAAGAGCTGGCGCCGGTGGCATTCCTCGAGGGTATCGGCGACTCGTCGCTGTCGTCGAAGATGGACCGCTGGGTGATCCTTACCGCGATCAAGGCCGCCGCAGCGCAGCGCGCGACCGGCAAGCAGGTCACGCTGTTATTGCACCTCACTTCCGCCTCGCTGCTGGACAGCAGCCTCCCGGCCTGGCTGGGGGTGGCATTCAAGGCCGCCAAAGTGCCGCCGGGCGCGGTGGTTTTCCAGCTGCGGCAGGAAGACATCAACAGCAACCTGCATGCGGCGCGGGACTTCACCAAGCAGGTGCAGGACCTGGGCTGTCGGGTGGCGGTCTGCCACTTTGGCACCGGTCTCAACCCGTTCAAGTCGCTCGAACACGTCAAGGTTGATGTGGCCAAGGTGGACCCCTCCTTTGTGCGTGAAGTGCAGGATGAGGGCGAGAGCAGTGAGACGCTGGCCAACCTGATCAAGGAGCTCTCCACGACTGGCACCAAGGTCATCGTGCCGCACATCGAGCAGGCCAGCATGCTGCCGACTCTGTGGCAGACGGGTACCGACTATATCCAGGGCTACTATGTCCAGGCACCCGCTGAGGAGATGGCATTCGATTTCAGTCTGGATTGA
- the efp gene encoding elongation factor P, with amino-acid sequence MASYSTNEFKGGLKVMLDGDPCSIVENEFVKPGKGQAFNRVKLRNLKTGRVWERTFRSGESLEAADVMDRDMEYLYNDGEFYHFMEPETFEQHQASADAVGDAAKWLKEQDVCTVTLYNGSPLAVTPPNHVILEITDTDPGVRGDTAQGGTKPATLITGAVVKVPLFLEIGETVKVDTRTGEYLGRAKED; translated from the coding sequence ATGGCTAGTTACTCCACCAACGAATTCAAGGGCGGTCTCAAGGTAATGCTGGACGGCGACCCCTGCTCCATCGTGGAAAACGAATTCGTCAAACCCGGTAAGGGCCAGGCGTTTAACCGCGTCAAGCTGCGCAACCTGAAGACCGGCCGGGTCTGGGAGCGCACCTTCCGTTCCGGTGAGAGCCTGGAGGCCGCCGATGTGATGGACCGCGACATGGAGTACCTCTACAACGACGGCGAGTTCTACCACTTCATGGAGCCCGAGACTTTCGAGCAGCACCAGGCCAGCGCCGATGCCGTCGGCGATGCCGCCAAGTGGCTGAAGGAGCAGGATGTCTGCACCGTAACCCTCTACAACGGCTCACCGCTGGCGGTGACTCCACCCAACCACGTGATTCTGGAAATCACCGATACCGATCCCGGTGTACGCGGCGACACCGCCCAGGGCGGCACCAAGCCGGCGACCCTGATCACCGGCGCCGTGGTGAAGGTACCGCTGTTCCTCGAGATCGGCGAGACCGTCAAGGTAGATACCCGCACCGGTGAATACCTGGGTCGTGCCAAGGAAGACTGA